The following are encoded in a window of Kitasatospora fiedleri genomic DNA:
- a CDS encoding DUF3224 domain-containing protein: MTTADTTGSTTTGSTISTTTGSTTTGSISFADWTEQEAAASPAGPRTARASVANTFTGGIEAVRTACDYSIAYTTGHEGAFTGMELVTGSIDGRHGAFVLEQRGTFAADGTIHCVFTVVPGSGTEDLAGLTGTGEYTCRPGAESFPYSLDYRL; the protein is encoded by the coding sequence ATGACCACCGCAGACACCACCGGCAGCACCACCACCGGCAGCACCATCAGCACCACCACCGGCAGCACGACCACCGGGAGCATCAGCTTCGCCGACTGGACGGAGCAGGAGGCGGCTGCGAGCCCGGCGGGCCCGCGGACCGCGCGCGCCTCGGTCGCGAACACCTTCACCGGCGGCATCGAGGCCGTCCGCACCGCCTGCGACTACAGCATCGCCTACACCACCGGCCACGAAGGCGCGTTCACCGGCATGGAGTTGGTCACCGGCAGCATCGACGGCCGTCACGGCGCCTTCGTCCTGGAGCAGCGCGGCACCTTCGCGGCCGACGGCACCATCCACTGCGTCTTCACCGTCGTCCCGGGCAGCGGCACCGAGGACCTGGCGGGGCTCACCGGCACCGGCGAGTACACCTGCCGCCCCGGCGCGGAGTCCTTCCCCTACTCGCTCGACTACCGGTTGTAG
- a CDS encoding cytochrome P450 translates to MATAASSVLPELDAGAFARWRAGGGRVVDLLGAARELGPVAGFRLGDRQVVLVTGAGQVQQVLAKSPDTYVKRGHRVKPLLGGGLLCAAGEPWRRQRKLLQPQFTGRGIRTYEPQIRAAAAATAERWRVAAAAGEVREIDADLRYFSLDVIWRSLTAHPLDPDTHRRLVAAGEGFAAIPAFAPATGDTAIDFREANEHVDRVAERAIALAEEAGEPGLVQVLLRAAAELPDYTERLVRDELMTIVVAGYETTATALSWLFLLLDAHPEQRTRALAAGPAGSAERAAAIRALIDETLRLYPVAWLMPRYAAEPDTLDGIPIEAGTTVLLSPYLTHRDPGLWPDPEEFRPQRFLDAERRPAPGAYLPFGLGPRACLGAQFAVREMALLLEELLPAYRAEIRDAPAGAGYGLTVHPDGPVRAVLHAEAETETEAVATVAAE, encoded by the coding sequence TTGGCCACGGCCGCCAGCAGTGTTCTTCCCGAACTCGACGCCGGGGCGTTCGCCCGCTGGCGGGCCGGCGGGGGGCGGGTGGTCGATCTGCTGGGCGCGGCGCGGGAGTTGGGGCCGGTCGCGGGGTTCCGGCTCGGGGACCGGCAGGTCGTGCTGGTGACCGGGGCGGGGCAGGTGCAGCAGGTGCTGGCGAAGAGCCCCGACACGTACGTGAAGCGCGGGCACCGGGTCAAGCCGCTGCTGGGCGGCGGGCTGCTGTGCGCGGCGGGTGAGCCGTGGCGGCGTCAACGCAAGCTGTTGCAGCCGCAGTTCACCGGGCGCGGCATCCGGACGTACGAGCCGCAGATCCGGGCCGCGGCGGCGGCCACCGCCGAGCGCTGGCGGGTGGCCGCCGCGGCGGGGGAGGTGCGGGAGATCGACGCGGACCTGCGGTACTTCTCGCTGGACGTGATCTGGCGTTCGCTCACCGCCCACCCGTTGGACCCGGACACCCACCGGCGGCTGGTCGCGGCCGGGGAGGGCTTCGCGGCGATCCCGGCGTTCGCGCCCGCCACCGGCGACACCGCGATCGACTTCCGGGAGGCCAACGAGCACGTCGACCGGGTCGCCGAGCGCGCGATCGCGCTGGCCGAGGAGGCCGGGGAGCCGGGGCTGGTCCAGGTGCTGCTCCGGGCCGCGGCCGAACTCCCGGACTACACCGAGCGCCTGGTGCGCGACGAGCTGATGACGATCGTGGTGGCCGGGTACGAGACCACCGCCACCGCGCTCAGCTGGCTGTTCCTGCTGCTGGATGCGCACCCCGAGCAGCGGACCCGGGCGCTGGCCGCCGGACCGGCCGGTTCGGCCGAACGGGCGGCCGCGATCCGGGCGTTGATCGACGAGACGCTGCGGCTGTACCCGGTGGCCTGGCTGATGCCCCGGTACGCGGCCGAGCCGGACACGCTGGACGGCATCCCGATCGAGGCCGGGACGACGGTGCTGCTCTCCCCGTACCTGACCCACCGCGACCCCGGGCTGTGGCCCGACCCGGAGGAGTTCCGCCCGCAGCGCTTCCTGGACGCCGAGCGGCGCCCGGCGCCCGGCGCGTACCTCCCGTTCGGCCTCGGGCCGCGGGCCTGCCTGGGCGCGCAGTTCGCCGTCCGGGAGATGGCGCTGCTGCTGGAGGAACTGCTGCCCGCGTACCGGGCCGAGATCCGGGACGCCCCCGCCGGGGCCGGGTACGGGCTCACCGTGCACCCCGACGGGCCGGTCCGGGCCGTGCTGCACGCCGAGGCCGAGACCGAGACCGAGGCCGTGGCGACGGTGGCGGCGGAGTAG
- the thrS gene encoding threonine--tRNA ligase has translation MFEAPDVPDIPDIPAVPAGPDHRRLGRALGLFDTDPLIGSGLPYWLPDGAVVRQSLEDFVRALERRAGYRHVYSPVLGKRELYELSGHWAHYREDMFPPLEMGGDEQLVLRPSLCPHHAVLFRSRFRSYRELPLRMAELGDMYRSERSGVLGGLTRVRAIRLNDAHVFCTPEQAAAEVRGALELIAAAYRAMGVVPSRHRLSLPGPGGRYAARPELWERATAILVRALAELGLPYEEGVGEAAFYGPKIDVQVLDAAGRESTLSTVQVDFHQPERFDLHYVGPDGARHRPVMVHRSVVGSVERAVAHLIERHRGAFPAWLAPVQLAVLPLGAEQAEAAGALVSRCLELDLRAEVLGAERGSLGARVRAARLVPYQVVLGPREAADGSLALRLRDGRRLGPAPAGEVLARIAGRVRSHAVELW, from the coding sequence GTGTTTGAAGCACCCGACGTGCCGGACATTCCCGACATTCCCGCCGTGCCCGCCGGGCCCGACCACCGCCGGCTGGGCCGCGCGCTGGGCCTGTTCGACACCGATCCGCTGATCGGCTCCGGCCTGCCGTACTGGCTGCCGGACGGCGCCGTGGTGCGCCAGAGCCTGGAGGACTTCGTCCGCGCCCTGGAGCGGCGGGCGGGCTACCGGCACGTGTACTCGCCGGTGCTGGGCAAGCGCGAGCTGTACGAGCTCTCGGGGCACTGGGCGCACTACCGGGAGGACATGTTCCCGCCGCTGGAGATGGGCGGCGACGAGCAGCTGGTGCTGCGTCCGAGCCTGTGCCCGCACCACGCGGTGCTGTTCCGGTCCCGTTTCCGCAGCTACCGGGAGCTGCCGCTGCGGATGGCCGAGCTGGGCGACATGTACCGCTCCGAGCGCTCGGGCGTGCTGGGCGGGCTGACCAGGGTGCGGGCGATCCGGCTGAACGACGCGCACGTGTTCTGCACCCCGGAGCAGGCGGCGGCGGAGGTGCGCGGCGCGCTGGAGCTGATCGCGGCGGCGTACCGGGCGATGGGCGTCGTCCCGTCCCGCCACCGGCTGTCGCTGCCGGGCCCGGGCGGCAGGTACGCGGCGCGGCCGGAGCTGTGGGAGCGGGCGACCGCGATCCTGGTGCGGGCGCTGGCGGAGCTGGGTCTGCCGTACGAGGAGGGGGTCGGCGAGGCGGCGTTCTACGGGCCGAAGATCGACGTGCAGGTGCTGGACGCGGCGGGGCGGGAGTCGACCCTGTCGACCGTGCAGGTCGACTTCCACCAGCCGGAGCGGTTCGACCTGCACTACGTGGGGCCGGACGGGGCGCGGCACCGGCCGGTGATGGTGCACCGGTCGGTGGTGGGCAGTGTGGAGCGGGCGGTGGCGCACCTGATCGAGCGGCACCGCGGGGCGTTCCCGGCCTGGCTGGCGCCGGTGCAGCTGGCGGTGCTGCCGCTGGGCGCGGAGCAGGCGGAGGCGGCCGGGGCGCTGGTCTCCCGCTGCCTGGAGCTGGACCTGCGGGCCGAGGTGCTGGGCGCGGAGCGCGGTTCGCTGGGGGCCCGGGTGCGGGCGGCGCGGCTGGTGCCGTACCAGGTGGTGCTCGGTCCGCGCGAGGCCGCCGACGGGAGTCTCGCGCTGCGGCTCCGGGACGGGCGGCGGCTCGGCCCGGCGCCGGCCGGCGAGGTGCTGGCGCGGATCGCCGGACGCGTCCGGTCGCACGCCGTCGAGCTGTGGTGA
- a CDS encoding DsbA family protein, protein MTSNHPNQQSQPQKSQAQAQSQQRATARERLKQAQQAEARAAKRRRGLTIGVSVAAAVAVIAGGTALAVAGGSKGDGSSTAAAVAPAHTSATDDTVVVYGKADAPHTLAVYEDFRCPVCQAFETSAGKSVQQLADQGDYKIEYHLAAFLDNNLGGKGSKTALAAAGAALNEGVDKFKAFHDVLYAHQPAESEDGFGDVNHLLDLAGQVPGLKTEAFTKAVTDGTYKGWAAKVATAFNRSGVSGTPTVKLDGKQLAVIGQDGKPLTGDQFTALVKQTIGG, encoded by the coding sequence ATGACCAGCAACCACCCGAACCAGCAGTCCCAGCCCCAGAAGTCCCAGGCCCAGGCCCAGTCGCAGCAGCGCGCCACCGCCCGCGAGCGCCTCAAGCAGGCCCAGCAGGCCGAGGCCCGGGCCGCCAAGCGCCGCCGCGGCCTGACCATCGGCGTGTCGGTGGCCGCCGCCGTGGCCGTGATCGCGGGCGGCACCGCGCTGGCGGTCGCGGGCGGCTCGAAGGGCGACGGTTCGTCCACGGCCGCCGCCGTCGCGCCGGCCCACACCAGCGCCACCGACGACACCGTGGTCGTCTACGGCAAGGCCGACGCCCCGCACACCCTGGCCGTCTACGAGGACTTCCGCTGCCCGGTGTGCCAGGCGTTCGAGACCTCGGCCGGCAAGAGCGTCCAGCAGCTCGCCGACCAGGGCGACTACAAGATCGAGTACCACCTGGCCGCGTTCCTGGACAACAACCTGGGCGGCAAGGGCTCGAAGACCGCGCTGGCCGCGGCGGGCGCGGCGCTGAACGAGGGCGTCGACAAGTTCAAGGCGTTCCACGACGTGCTGTACGCCCACCAGCCCGCCGAGAGCGAGGACGGCTTCGGCGACGTCAACCACCTGCTCGACCTGGCCGGCCAAGTGCCGGGCCTGAAGACCGAGGCGTTCACCAAGGCCGTCACCGACGGCACCTACAAGGGCTGGGCGGCCAAGGTCGCCACCGCGTTCAACCGCAGCGGCGTCTCCGGCACGCCGACGGTCAAGCTCGACGGCAAGCAGCTCGCCGTGATCGGCCAGGACGGCAAGCCGCTCACCGGCGACCAGTTCACCGCCCTGGTCAAGCAGACCATCGGCGGGTGA
- a CDS encoding helix-turn-helix transcriptional regulator, translating into MRADRLLALLLLLQNRGLCTATELAAELEVSVRTVHRDVEALGAAGVPVLAERGRTGGYRLVGGYRTRLTGLTGDEAGALFLAGVPDAAKELGLGAVLATAQLKVRAALPAELADRTRRLQERFHLDPASWFRDADPVPELARVAEAVWEQRVLRVHYRRWRGEVHRELRPLGLVLKSGIWYLLASSATPAPEGSPPAPAARTSPAPARTSPAPGNAAPPAEAAAAVRTYRVSRMLAAEVADRHFTRPPDFDLAAHWASTTRELTGMLHQDTATVRVSPRALRLLPAQFGTAGAEAARRAGPPDQEGWAVVELPVESTPVAVSDLLRLGPDAEVLAPPALRAAIAEAVAALARRYADANTTAAPS; encoded by the coding sequence GTGCGCGCCGACCGTCTCCTCGCCCTGCTCCTGCTGCTCCAGAACCGGGGCCTGTGCACGGCCACCGAACTCGCCGCCGAACTGGAGGTCTCGGTGCGCACCGTCCACCGGGACGTGGAGGCGCTGGGCGCGGCGGGCGTGCCGGTGCTGGCCGAACGCGGCCGGACGGGCGGGTACCGGCTGGTGGGCGGCTACCGGACCAGGCTGACGGGTCTGACGGGGGACGAGGCCGGGGCGCTGTTCCTCGCCGGGGTGCCGGACGCGGCGAAGGAGCTCGGCCTGGGCGCGGTGCTGGCCACCGCCCAGTTGAAGGTGCGGGCCGCACTGCCTGCCGAACTCGCGGACCGGACAAGGCGGTTGCAGGAGCGCTTCCACCTCGATCCGGCCTCCTGGTTCCGGGACGCGGACCCCGTACCGGAGTTGGCCCGGGTCGCCGAGGCGGTCTGGGAGCAGCGGGTCCTGCGCGTGCACTACCGGCGCTGGCGCGGCGAGGTGCACCGCGAACTGCGGCCGCTGGGGCTGGTGTTGAAGAGCGGCATCTGGTACCTGCTGGCGTCGTCCGCCACACCGGCCCCCGAGGGCTCCCCACCCGCCCCCGCAGCACGCACCTCACCCGCCCCCGCACGCACCTCACCGGCTCCCGGGAACGCCGCGCCGCCCGCCGAGGCCGCCGCCGCGGTCCGCACCTACCGGGTCTCCCGGATGCTGGCCGCCGAGGTCGCCGACCGGCACTTCACCCGCCCGCCGGACTTCGACCTCGCCGCGCACTGGGCCTCCACCACCCGCGAGTTGACTGGCATGCTGCACCAGGACACGGCCACCGTCCGGGTCTCCCCGCGCGCGCTGCGGCTGCTGCCCGCCCAGTTCGGCACGGCGGGCGCCGAGGCCGCCCGGCGGGCCGGCCCGCCCGACCAGGAGGGCTGGGCGGTGGTCGAACTCCCGGTCGAGTCCACGCCGGTGGCCGTCTCCGACCTGCTCCGGCTCGGCCCGGACGCGGAGGTGCTGGCCCCGCCCGCGCTGCGCGCCGCCATCGCCGAGGCGGTCGCCGCCCTGGCCCGCCGCTACGCCGACGCGAACACTACGGCTGCCCCGTCCTGA
- a CDS encoding M23 family metallopeptidase, which produces MSRRSFSISLAVLVASAAFGLPGPAAQAAGRPTFQLPFPCGETWTATTYSGHSPANSVDFNYYPEDLGRQVSASAPGTVVAAGASNGWAGNEVRIDHGGGWTTHYAHLSAVTVAVGASVQAGQAVGRVGSTGNSTGPHLHFEQTLNGVGQQATFDGVAYAGGTRTFTSNNACAPTSPPPPASKVLRWFLSDQGWSGVSTRPAVDFGSTPMVPVVGDFDGDGADSVSAYDPTTSTFYLANSGSVAESTLVFGVSGNRPVLGRWDGGTDQIGVYMADGKFHLRMSDGSVRVFGFGNGGNWRPLAGDWNGDGAETVGAYDPATSTFYLRDSLTAGAADRTLTFGNPDNIPVVGDWDRTGRTEIGVYNPGNRTFYFRHADASVTSVTYGDSGDTPVTGDWNGDGWTTQGTVRGI; this is translated from the coding sequence ATGTCCAGGCGCTCCTTCTCCATCTCGCTCGCGGTGCTCGTGGCCTCGGCCGCCTTCGGCCTGCCCGGTCCGGCGGCCCAGGCCGCCGGCCGCCCGACCTTCCAACTCCCCTTCCCGTGCGGGGAGACGTGGACGGCCACCACCTACTCCGGGCACAGCCCGGCCAACTCCGTGGACTTCAACTACTACCCCGAGGACCTGGGCCGACAGGTCTCCGCCAGCGCGCCGGGCACCGTGGTGGCGGCCGGAGCCAGCAACGGTTGGGCCGGGAACGAGGTACGCATCGACCACGGCGGTGGTTGGACGACCCACTACGCCCACCTCTCCGCCGTGACGGTCGCCGTGGGCGCCAGCGTGCAAGCCGGTCAGGCGGTCGGCCGGGTCGGCAGCACGGGCAACTCCACCGGCCCGCACCTGCACTTCGAACAGACCCTGAACGGAGTCGGCCAGCAGGCCACCTTCGACGGGGTCGCCTACGCCGGCGGTACCCGGACCTTCACCAGCAACAACGCCTGTGCGCCCACGAGTCCGCCGCCGCCGGCCTCCAAGGTGTTGCGGTGGTTCCTGTCGGATCAGGGGTGGTCGGGTGTGTCGACGCGGCCGGCGGTGGATTTCGGGAGCACGCCGATGGTGCCGGTGGTGGGTGATTTCGATGGGGACGGTGCGGATTCGGTGAGTGCCTACGATCCGACGACGTCGACGTTCTACCTGGCGAACTCGGGGAGTGTGGCGGAGTCGACGTTGGTGTTCGGGGTGTCCGGCAACCGTCCGGTGCTGGGGCGTTGGGACGGTGGTACGGATCAGATCGGTGTCTACATGGCGGACGGGAAGTTCCATCTGCGGATGAGTGACGGTTCGGTGCGGGTGTTCGGGTTCGGCAATGGCGGCAACTGGCGGCCTCTGGCGGGGGACTGGAACGGTGACGGTGCCGAGACGGTGGGTGCCTACGATCCGGCGACCTCGACTTTCTACCTGCGTGACAGTCTCACGGCCGGTGCGGCGGATCGGACCCTGACCTTCGGCAATCCGGACAACATTCCGGTGGTAGGGGACTGGGACCGTACCGGGCGTACCGAGATCGGTGTCTACAACCCGGGCAACCGCACCTTCTACTTCCGGCACGCCGATGCGAGCGTCACCTCCGTCACCTACGGCGACAGCGGGGACACCCCTGTCACCGGTGACTGGAACGGCGACGGCTGGACCACCCAAGGCACCGTCCGCGGCATCTGA
- a CDS encoding SDR family oxidoreductase — MRATDPHPGRAERPVALVTGVGRTVGIGAAVAERLAASGWDVAYSYWTPYDTRMPWGVEDGAVAAVGAAIGAHGARHLAVPADLADRAEPARLFDRVEAGLGPVTALVMSHAESVDSGLLDTTVESFDRHFAVNARASWLLIREFGLRFTGAFGTGRIVALTSDHTVGNLPYGASKGALDRITRAAARELAHLGVTANAVDPGPTDTGWMDGPLRAETVARTPLARLGTPQDAAHLIDFLCSPQGQWINGQLLQSSGGLK; from the coding sequence GTGAGAGCCACCGACCCGCATCCCGGCCGCGCCGAGCGCCCCGTCGCGCTGGTCACCGGCGTCGGCCGGACGGTCGGCATCGGCGCCGCCGTCGCCGAGCGCCTGGCCGCCTCCGGGTGGGACGTCGCCTACAGCTACTGGACGCCGTACGACACCCGGATGCCCTGGGGCGTCGAGGACGGGGCGGTGGCGGCCGTCGGCGCGGCGATCGGCGCGCACGGCGCGCGCCACCTCGCGGTGCCGGCCGACCTGGCGGACCGGGCGGAGCCCGCCCGGCTGTTCGACCGGGTCGAGGCCGGGCTCGGCCCGGTGACCGCGCTGGTGATGAGCCACGCCGAGTCCGTCGACTCCGGGCTGCTGGACACCACGGTGGAGAGCTTCGACCGGCACTTCGCGGTCAACGCCCGGGCGAGCTGGCTGCTGATCCGCGAGTTCGGCCTCCGCTTCACCGGCGCGTTCGGCACCGGCCGGATCGTCGCCCTGACCAGCGACCACACCGTCGGCAACCTCCCCTACGGAGCCAGCAAGGGCGCCCTCGACCGGATCACCCGCGCCGCCGCCCGCGAGCTCGCCCACCTCGGCGTGACGGCCAACGCGGTGGACCCGGGCCCCACCGACACCGGCTGGATGGACGGTCCCCTGCGCGCCGAGACGGTCGCCCGCACCCCGCTGGCCCGGCTCGGCACCCCGCAGGACGCCGCGCACCTGATCGACTTCCTCTGCTCCCCGCAGGGCCAGTGGATCAACGGCCAACTCCTCCAGAGCAGCGGCGGGTTGAAGTAG
- a CDS encoding vitamin K epoxide reductase family protein encodes MLLVAGLVGLAASAVLTLDKLRLLENPAYQPSCNINPVISCGSIMRTAQASAFGFPNPLIGLAAFGALAAVGAGLVAGAAHRRWFWLALQSGTLLGLGFVAWLVDQALYEIGALCPYCMVVWAVVITAFWYTTVHNLRTGALPAPAPSAAWPPSASSGSSRSPPTW; translated from the coding sequence ATGCTCCTGGTCGCCGGCCTGGTCGGCCTGGCCGCCTCGGCCGTCCTCACCCTGGACAAGCTCAGGCTGCTGGAGAACCCGGCCTACCAGCCCAGCTGCAACATCAACCCGGTGATCAGCTGCGGTTCGATCATGCGCACCGCCCAGGCGTCCGCCTTCGGCTTCCCCAACCCGCTGATCGGCCTGGCCGCCTTCGGCGCCCTCGCCGCGGTCGGCGCGGGCCTGGTCGCCGGCGCCGCCCACCGCCGCTGGTTCTGGCTCGCCCTCCAGTCCGGCACCCTGCTCGGCCTCGGCTTCGTCGCCTGGCTGGTCGACCAGGCGCTGTACGAGATCGGCGCGCTCTGCCCCTACTGCATGGTGGTCTGGGCCGTGGTCATCACCGCCTTCTGGTACACCACCGTCCACAACCTCCGCACCGGCGCCCTCCCCGCCCCCGCCCCCTCCGCCGCCTGGCCGCCCTCCGCTTCCAGTGGCTCGTCCCGGTCGCCGCCTACCTGGTGA
- a CDS encoding MerR family transcriptional regulator — protein MQIGEVATRTELSLRTIRHYEETGLVVPSARSRGGFRLYTERDVARLMVIRRMKPLGFTLDQMRELLDATDRLDADGPYGEGGRPALLALVRTYERAAAEQVDRLRVQLARAEDFAHTLRTRLDEEPGA, from the coding sequence ATGCAGATCGGCGAGGTCGCCACCCGCACCGAACTCTCCCTGCGCACCATCCGCCACTACGAGGAGACCGGCCTGGTCGTCCCGTCCGCCCGCTCCCGGGGCGGCTTCCGGCTCTACACCGAGCGCGACGTCGCCCGGCTGATGGTGATCCGCCGGATGAAACCGCTCGGCTTCACCCTCGACCAGATGCGCGAACTCCTCGACGCCACCGACCGCCTGGACGCCGACGGCCCCTACGGCGAGGGCGGCCGCCCCGCGCTGCTCGCCCTCGTCCGCACCTACGAACGCGCCGCCGCCGAACAGGTCGACCGCCTGCGCGTCCAACTCGCCCGCGCCGAGGACTTCGCGCACACCCTGCGCACCCGGCTGGACGAAGAACCCGGCGCGTGA
- a CDS encoding SulP family inorganic anion transporter, protein MSSSALSRSLRLPAWCSDPKVWRTEVLAGLVVALALIPEAISFSVIAGVDPEIGLFASVTMAVTVSVVGGRRAMISAATGAVALVIGPLNREHGLGYLVAAVILAGVFQIVLGALGVAELMRFVPRAVMVGFVNALAILIFLAQLPQLTHVPWAVYPLLAAALALMVWFPKLTRVVPAPLVSIVVLTLVTVGAGVAVPTVGDQGALPSSLPVPGLPDVPFTADTLATVAPYALGMALVGLMESLMTAKLVDEITDTRSDKRRESIGQGVANIVTGLFGGMGGCAMIGQTMINVKVSGARTRVSTFLAGTFLLVLCLVFGPVVSRIPMASLVAVMVMVSFGTFDWHSIAPATLRRLPVGESAVTAVTVVVVVATGNLAIGVVIGSLLAMALFAKRVAQHADVTAAPDPDGGRVVYAVTGELFFASANELTTRFDYAGDPDLVVIDLTAAHVWDASSVAALDTVRAKYAQRGKQVEITGLNHPSAALHDRLSGELAVTH, encoded by the coding sequence TTGTCCTCCTCCGCCCTGTCCCGGTCCCTCCGCCTGCCCGCGTGGTGCTCCGACCCGAAGGTGTGGCGCACCGAGGTGCTGGCGGGCCTGGTGGTCGCGCTGGCGCTGATCCCGGAGGCGATCTCGTTCTCGGTGATCGCCGGGGTCGACCCGGAGATCGGCCTGTTCGCGTCGGTGACGATGGCGGTGACCGTCTCGGTGGTGGGCGGCCGGCGGGCGATGATCTCGGCGGCGACGGGCGCGGTGGCGCTGGTGATCGGGCCGCTGAACCGGGAGCACGGCCTCGGCTACCTGGTGGCGGCGGTGATCCTGGCGGGGGTGTTCCAGATCGTGCTGGGCGCGCTGGGCGTGGCCGAGCTGATGCGGTTCGTGCCGCGTGCGGTGATGGTCGGGTTCGTCAACGCGCTGGCGATCCTGATCTTCCTGGCCCAGCTGCCGCAGCTGACGCACGTCCCGTGGGCGGTGTACCCGCTGCTGGCGGCCGCCCTGGCGCTGATGGTGTGGTTCCCGAAGCTGACCCGGGTGGTGCCGGCGCCGCTGGTGTCGATCGTGGTGCTGACGCTGGTGACGGTGGGCGCGGGCGTCGCGGTGCCGACGGTCGGCGACCAGGGCGCGCTGCCGTCCTCGCTGCCGGTGCCGGGCCTGCCGGACGTGCCGTTCACGGCGGACACCCTGGCCACCGTCGCCCCGTACGCGCTGGGGATGGCGCTGGTGGGGCTGATGGAGTCGCTGATGACGGCGAAGCTGGTGGACGAGATCACCGACACCCGTTCCGACAAGCGCCGGGAGTCGATCGGGCAGGGCGTCGCCAACATCGTGACCGGGCTGTTCGGCGGGATGGGCGGCTGCGCGATGATCGGCCAGACGATGATCAACGTGAAGGTGTCGGGCGCCCGGACCCGGGTGTCGACCTTCCTGGCCGGAACGTTCCTCCTGGTGCTCTGCCTGGTCTTCGGACCGGTGGTCTCGCGGATTCCGATGGCCTCACTGGTGGCCGTGATGGTGATGGTCTCCTTCGGCACCTTCGACTGGCACTCGATCGCCCCGGCCACGCTGCGCCGTCTCCCGGTCGGCGAGTCGGCCGTCACGGCGGTGACCGTGGTCGTGGTGGTCGCCACCGGCAACCTGGCGATCGGCGTCGTGATCGGCTCACTGCTCGCCATGGCGCTCTTCGCCAAGCGGGTCGCCCAACACGCCGACGTCACCGCCGCCCCCGACCCGGACGGCGGCCGGGTGGTGTACGCCGTCACCGGCGAACTGTTCTTCGCCTCCGCCAACGAACTGACCACCCGCTTCGACTACGCCGGCGACCCCGACCTGGTCGTCATCGACCTGACCGCCGCCCACGTCTGGGACGCCTCCTCGGTCGCCGCCCTCGACACCGTCCGCGCCAAGTACGCCCAGCGCGGCAAGCAGGTCGAGATCACCGGCCTGAACCACCCCAGCGCCGCCCTGCACGACCGCCTCAGCGGCGAACTCGCCGTCACCCACTGA